In a single window of the Pseudorca crassidens isolate mPseCra1 chromosome 9, mPseCra1.hap1, whole genome shotgun sequence genome:
- the CYP2R1 gene encoding vitamin D 25-hydroxylase isoform X1, translating into MKMTKMGGLLNSRYGRGWVDHRKLAVNSFRCFGYGQKSFESKILEETKFFIDAIETYNGSPFDFKQLITNAVSNITNLIIFGERFTYEDTDFQHMIELFSENVELATNASVFLYNAFPWIGILPFGKHQQLFRNAAVVYDFLSRLIEKVSINRKPQLPQHFVDAYLDEMDQGKNDPSSTFSKENLIFSVGELIIAGTETTTNVLRWAILFMALYPNIQGQVQKEIDLIIGPSGTPSWDDKCKMPYTEAVLHEVLRFCNIVPLGIFHATSEDAVVRGYSIPKGTTVITNLYSVHFDEKYWRDPEIFYPDRFLDSNGYFAKKEALVPFSLGRRHCLGEQLARMEMFLFFTTLLQRFHLHFPHELVPNLKPRLGMTLQPQPYLICTERR; encoded by the exons gcTTACTCAATTCCAGATATGGCCGAGGATGGGTTGATCACAGAAAATTAGCTGTAAACAGCTTTCGCTGTTTTGGATATGGTCAAAAGTCTTTTGAATCTAAAATCTTAGAAGAAACCAAATTTTTCATTGATGCTATTGAAACATACAATGGTAGCCCTTTTGACTTTAAACAATTAATAACAAATGCCGTTTCAAACATAACCAATCTGATAATTTTTGGAGAACGATTCACTTATGAAGACACTGATTTTCAGCACATGATTGAGTTATTTAGTGAAAATGTGGAACTAGCCACCAACGCCTCAGTCTTCCTCTATAATGCCTTTCCATGGATTGGCATCTTACCTTTTGGAAAACATCAGCAACTGTTTAGAAATGCAGCTGTGGTCTATGACTTTCTCTCCAGGCTTATTGAaaaagtttccatcaacagaaaGCCTCAGTTACCTCAGCATTTTGTTGATGCTTATTTAGATGAGATGGATCAAGGTAAAAATGACCCATCATCtactttctccaaagaaaacctGATTTTCTCTGTGGGTGAACTCATCATTGCTGGAACTGAAACTACAACCAATGTGCTACGGTGGGCAATTCTTTTCATGGCCCTTTATCCTAACATTCAAG GACAAGTTCAGAAAGAGATTGATTTAATTATAGGACCCAGTGGGACACCTTCTTGGGATGACAAATGCAAAATGCCTTATACCGAGGCAGTTTTACATGAAGTTTTAAGATTCTGTAATATAGTGCCATTAGGGATTTTCCATGCAACCTCTGAGGATGCAGTTGTACGTGGTTATTCCATTCCTAAAGGCACAACAGTAATTACAAATCTTTATTCTGTACACTTCGATGAAAAGTATTGGAGAGACCCAGAAATATTCTATCCAGACCGATTTCTGGACAGCAATGGATATTTTGCCAAGAAGGAAGCTTTGGTTCCCTTTTCCCTAG GGAGAAGACATTGTCTTGGAGAACAGCTGGCTCGGATGGAAATGTTCCTGTTTTTTACAACATTGCTTCAGCGATTTCACTTGCATTTTCCACATGAACTGGTTCCAAATCTGAAGCCCAGGTTAGGCATGACGTTGCAACCCCAGCCCTACCTCATCTGTACAGAAAGACGCTGA
- the CYP2R1 gene encoding vitamin D 25-hydroxylase isoform X3, with product MIELFSENVELATNASVFLYNAFPWIGILPFGKHQQLFRNAAVVYDFLSRLIEKVSINRKPQLPQHFVDAYLDEMDQGKNDPSSTFSKENLIFSVGELIIAGTETTTNVLRWAILFMALYPNIQGQVQKEIDLIIGPSGTPSWDDKCKMPYTEAVLHEVLRFCNIVPLGIFHATSEDAVVRGYSIPKGTTVITNLYSVHFDEKYWRDPEIFYPDRFLDSNGYFAKKEALVPFSLGRRHCLGEQLARMEMFLFFTTLLQRFHLHFPHELVPNLKPRLGMTLQPQPYLICTERR from the exons ATGATTGAGTTATTTAGTGAAAATGTGGAACTAGCCACCAACGCCTCAGTCTTCCTCTATAATGCCTTTCCATGGATTGGCATCTTACCTTTTGGAAAACATCAGCAACTGTTTAGAAATGCAGCTGTGGTCTATGACTTTCTCTCCAGGCTTATTGAaaaagtttccatcaacagaaaGCCTCAGTTACCTCAGCATTTTGTTGATGCTTATTTAGATGAGATGGATCAAGGTAAAAATGACCCATCATCtactttctccaaagaaaacctGATTTTCTCTGTGGGTGAACTCATCATTGCTGGAACTGAAACTACAACCAATGTGCTACGGTGGGCAATTCTTTTCATGGCCCTTTATCCTAACATTCAAG GACAAGTTCAGAAAGAGATTGATTTAATTATAGGACCCAGTGGGACACCTTCTTGGGATGACAAATGCAAAATGCCTTATACCGAGGCAGTTTTACATGAAGTTTTAAGATTCTGTAATATAGTGCCATTAGGGATTTTCCATGCAACCTCTGAGGATGCAGTTGTACGTGGTTATTCCATTCCTAAAGGCACAACAGTAATTACAAATCTTTATTCTGTACACTTCGATGAAAAGTATTGGAGAGACCCAGAAATATTCTATCCAGACCGATTTCTGGACAGCAATGGATATTTTGCCAAGAAGGAAGCTTTGGTTCCCTTTTCCCTAG GGAGAAGACATTGTCTTGGAGAACAGCTGGCTCGGATGGAAATGTTCCTGTTTTTTACAACATTGCTTCAGCGATTTCACTTGCATTTTCCACATGAACTGGTTCCAAATCTGAAGCCCAGGTTAGGCATGACGTTGCAACCCCAGCCCTACCTCATCTGTACAGAAAGACGCTGA